In Taeniopygia guttata chromosome 2, bTaeGut7.mat, whole genome shotgun sequence, one genomic interval encodes:
- the CCR5 gene encoding C-C chemokine receptor type 5: protein MGNETTDYTDWPLTTEFDYSDSTPCPATEEKHFAANFLPPLYSLVVIFGLTGNMLVVLILVKYKRLKSMTDIYLLNLAISDLLFVFSLPFWAYYAVHDWIFGEALCRILSGVYLLGFYSGIFFIILLTLDRYLAIVHAVFALKARTVTYGVLTSVVTWALAVLISVPGVVFHKTQKESSGYTCGAHYPSEQRNTWKQFLTLNMNILGLLIPMLIMICSYTQIIKTLLQCRNEKKHKAVRLIFIIMIIYFFFWAPYNICILLRDFQGAFSISTCEGNGQLHKAIQVTETISMIHCCINPVIYAFAGEKFRKYLRSFFRKQIAVHLSKCCPVFYADTAERASSTYTQSTGEQEVSAAL, encoded by the coding sequence ATGGGAAATGAAACCACAGACTACACCGACTGGCCACTGACAACAGAATTTGACTACAGTGATTCCACGCCTTGCCCTGCAACTGAGGAAAAGCACTTTGCAGCAAATTTTTTGCCACCTCTTTATTCTTTAGTGGTGATATTTGGCCTGACAGGCAACATGCTTGTTGTCCTTATCCTGGTAAAATACAAGAGGCTGAAGAGCATGACTGACATCTACCTGCTCAACTTGGCAATTTCTGATCTGCtgtttgtattttctctccccttttgGGCTTATTATGCAGTCCATgactggatttttggggaggcACTCTGTCGAATTCTATCAGGTGTCTACCTCCTTGGCTTCTACAGTGGCATCTTTTTCATAATCCTGCTGACCCTGGACAGGTACCTGGCCATAGTGCATGCAGTGTTTGCTTTGAAAGCCAGGACAGTCACCTACGGTGTCCTCACCAGTGTTGTCACTTGGGCTCTTGCTGTTCTTATTTCTGTCCCTGGGGTAGTATTTCACAAAACTCAGAAGGAAAGTTCAGGCTATACTTGCGGTGCTCATTATCCATCAGAGCAGAGAAATACATGGAAGCAATTCCTCACCTTAAATATGAACATCCTGGGACTTCTTATTCCAATGTTAATCATGATCTGCAGCTACACGCAAATTATAAAGACGTTGCTGCAATGTAGGAATGAGAAGAAACATAAAGCAGTCAGGCTTATTTTCATCATCATGAttatctacttttttttctgggcaCCATACAACATTTGCATTCTCTTGCGTGATTTTCAAGGTGCATTTTCCATCTCTACTTGTGAAGGAAATGGTCAACTGCATAAAGCGATCCAAGTGACAGAAACAATCTCAATGATCCATTGTTGTATCAACCCTGTAATTTATGCCTTTGCTGGAGAAAAATTTAGGAAATATCTTCGCAGCTTTTTCCGAAAGCAGATTGCAGTCCACTTGTCTAAATGCTGTCCTGTTTTCTATGCTGACACAGCTGAACGAGCGAGCTCCACCTACACCCAATCTACTGGAGAACAAGAAGTTTCTGCTGCATTATAA